The sequence GCAGAGACGCCGAGTTAATCGTGTCACTAAGTCGGTGTCCGGTTGCTGATTGCCTCCCGACTCCTTGGCGTTCTTTCCGGTAGAATTAGAGGATGCCTACGCAGGACGACATCCTGGACCGGCTCCGCCTGTGCTACGACCCGGAGATCCCGCTGAACATCGTGGATCTGGGCCTGATTTACAGCGTGGAAGTGAGCGACGCGGGCGAGGTCGAGGTGCAGATGACGCTGACCGCGCAGGGCTGCCCGTCGCACACCGAGATCAGCCGCGACGTCCGCCAGACCCTGCTTTCCACGCCCGGCGTCACCAACGCCAAGGTCAACGTAGTGTGGGACCCGCCCTGGACTCCGCACCGCATCAGCGCCGAAGGCCGCCGCAAGCTGGGCATCGACGACGAGCAACTGGACGCCATCCGCACCGGGATGTGACGGCTTCCCGATGGCTGCGCGGCACCCTACCTCACTTGGAAGCATCAAGGCCTCATCCCACAGATCGGGGTGAAGAATGGTCGGCCCTGGCGGACGATCCAAGGAACTTGGGCAGCAGAAGCCTTGTAGCGTCAGGGCTGCATCTAACGCAGCTAGCAATGCGAATAAGATGCATGACCGGCCACCTGGGGGAAGGCGAACCAGGGCACAATAGGCATCAGTCTCGGCAGATTCTCCCCGGGGCGGCACTTGCGCTGATTCTCGGCGTACCGCTCGCCGGCCAAGATGTTGCCCCTCACGATGAGCCCGCTGCAGAAAACCGGGTGGATCTGCCGGACGCACCCAGCGCGCTGATTTCAATTCGCTTGCCGGAGGGGCGAGCGGTCAATCGCCTCTTCCTCGCAAAGAGTCCGACTCTGGATCCGCAAAGGCCGCGCGGCCTCGATCATGAAGGCGGCCAGCCAGGCTCCGATGCCCCTCGCGTTGAACCTCCCCGGCTCAAAGAATTGCCTCGACAGATTCTTCGGGACCAGAAATTCCTGTGGCTCCGGCCCTTCCGACTCAAGAAGAGCGACGCACCCTGGGTCGCAACGCTGGGAGGCGCGACCGCCGCCCTGATTGCCACCGATCCCGACGTGGCCCGGGAAATCTCGGAGGACCCACCGGGCAGCGGCTACGCCTTCAGCCATCGGGTCTCCCAGGTTGGCGGCGCCGCAGGCGACCTCGGTGTCGCCAGCGCCTTCTATCTGATTGGACGCTGGCGCGGCAACGAGCGGGCCCGCACTACAGGTCTTCTCGGCTATCGCGCCTTTGCCGATGCCTTCATCATCACGCAGGCCCTGAAGACCGTCACCCAGCGGCCCCGGCCAACCACCGCCGGCGGCACTATGCTCATCGACAATGCTGAGGGGGACTTCTTCGAGGGAGGACGGGCGTTCCCCTCCGGACACGCCGCCGGATCTTGGGCACTGGCGACAGTGGTAGCCTGCCAGTATCAGCACAAGCGCTGGATGGCAATTGTCGCCTACAGCCTGGCAGGATTGGTCTCCGTGTCC comes from Terriglobales bacterium and encodes:
- a CDS encoding metal-sulfur cluster assembly factor, with amino-acid sequence MPTQDDILDRLRLCYDPEIPLNIVDLGLIYSVEVSDAGEVEVQMTLTAQGCPSHTEISRDVRQTLLSTPGVTNAKVNVVWDPPWTPHRISAEGRRKLGIDDEQLDAIRTGM
- a CDS encoding phosphatase PAP2 family protein, translated to MTGHLGEGEPGHNRHQSRQILPGAALALILGVPLAGQDVAPHDEPAAENRVDLPDAPSALISIRLPEGRAVNRLFLAKSPTLDPQRPRGLDHEGGQPGSDAPRVEPPRLKELPRQILRDQKFLWLRPFRLKKSDAPWVATLGGATAALIATDPDVAREISEDPPGSGYAFSHRVSQVGGAAGDLGVASAFYLIGRWRGNERARTTGLLGYRAFADAFIITQALKTVTQRPRPTTAGGTMLIDNAEGDFFEGGRAFPSGHAAGSWALATVVACQYQHKRWMAIVAYSLAGLVSVSRTFEREHFPSDVLVGGALGFMIGRHVCHSQASPNVPAPASRRKSLLNSGPENSEFPARAREPYGGIAPATEPTREPSRMP